The following coding sequences lie in one Macaca nemestrina isolate mMacNem1 chromosome 14 unlocalized genomic scaffold, mMacNem.hap1 SUPER_14_unloc_3, whole genome shotgun sequence genomic window:
- the LOC105471031 gene encoding zinc finger protein 669-like, with protein MRNLIVGFIFLKFWTYTVRTSIGLTQTGDCSQCIHQVTEDSMAFEDVAVNFTQQEWALLDSSQKNLYREVMQETCRNLASVGNRRNDQNIEDHFKKPGKDYRNHMVQRLRESKEGSQYGQVVSHIPNLDLNENISTGLKQRVCSICGKVFVRHSLLNRHILAHSGYKPYGEKQYKCEQCGKLFISVPGVRRHMMMHSGNPAYKCTICGKAFHFLNSVERHQRTHTGEKPYKYKQCGKTFTVSGSCLIHERTHTGEKLYECKECGKTLRFSCSFKTHERTHTGERCTKCDKAFSCSTSLHDHGSIHTGERPYECKQCGKGFSRLSSLCNPRSTHTGEKPYKCKQCDQAFSHLSSLHLHERIHTGEKPYECKRCGKAYTRSSYLIHHERSHDIEVGCSDSAYNPSTLGGQGVCIA; from the exons GACTCcatggcttttgaggatgtggctgtgaactttacccagcaggaatgggctttgctagattcttctcagaagaatctctacagagaagtgatgcaggaaacctgcaggaacctggcttctgtag gaaacagACGGAACgaccagaatattgaagatcacttcaaaaaacctgggaaaga ttaccgaaATCATATGGTACAGAGACTGCgtgaaagcaaagaaggtagtCAGTATGGACAAGTTGTCAGCCACATTCCAAatcttgatctgaatgagaacatttctactGGATTAAAACAACGTGTATGCagtatttgtggaaaagtctttgtacgtcattccctccttaataggcacatcctagctcactcaggatacaaaccatatggagagaagcaatataaatgtgaacagtgtgggaaacttttcatttctgttccgggtgttagaagacacatgatgatgcacagtggaaatccagcttataaatgtacgatatgtgggaaagcttttcattttctcaattcagttgaaagacatcagagaactcatacaggagaaaaaccctataaatataaacaatgtgGTAAAACGTTCACTGTTTCCGGTTCTTGTCTAATACATGaaagaactcacactggagagaaactctatgaatgtaaggaatgtgggaaaacactcagattttcttgttcttttaagacgcatgaaaggactcacactggagaaagatgTACCAAGTGTGATAAAGCCTTCAGCTGTTCCACTTCCCTTCATGACCATGGaagcattcatactggagagagaccctatgaatgtaaacaatgtggcaaaGGCTTTAGTCGtttgagttccctttgtaaccctagaagtactcatactggagagaaaccctataaatgtaaacaatgtgaccaagccttcagtcacctcagttcccttcacctccacgaaagaattcatactggagaaaaaccctatgaatgtaagagatGCGGTAAAGCCTACACTCGTTCCAGTTACCTTATTCACCAtgaaagaagtcatgatatagaGGTTGGGTGTAGTGATTcagcctacaatcccagcactttgggaggccaaggtgtatgtattgcttga